CTGCATTACGCGGACGGCGAGAAGCGCTACATCCTCGCGCCGGAAGGCCTGCGCGTGGGCGACGCCATCCTCTCGGGCGAGGGCGCCGATATCAAGGCGGGCAACAGCCTGCCCATCGCCTCGATTCCTCTGGGCACTATGGTGCACAACATCGAGCTGTTGCCCGGCAAGGGCGGGCAGATGTGCCGCGCAGCGGGTACCGCCGCGCAGCTGATGGCCAAGGAAGGCGCTTACGCGCAGGTGCGCCTGCCCTCGGGCGAGGTGCGTCTGGTGCCCATGAACGCCAAGGCCACCATCGGCCAGGTGGGCAACATCGACCACGCTAACATCTCGCTTGGCAAGGCGGGCCGCAAGCGCCACATGGGCTTCCGCCCCAGCGTGCGCGGCGTCGTGATGAACCCCAACGACCATCCGCACGGCGGCGGCGAGGGCAAATCGCCCATCGGCATGCCCAGCCCGGTGACCCCGTGGGGCAAACCCACCATGGGCCATCGCACGCGCAAGAAGAACAAGCCCAGCAGCAAGTTCATTGTCCGCCGCCGCAGCAAGTAAGGCTTGCGCGCAGAGGACTGGATAAAAGGAGGCTTTTACAAGGATGTCAAGATCGGTTAAAAAAGGGCCTTTCGTCAGCGAGCGGCTTTACAAGAGAATTGAGGAGCTTAACGAGAAGAATGAGAAAAAGGTGCTGCGCACCTGGAGCCGTTCTTCTACGATCTTCCCTGAATTCGTGGGTCACACCATCGCCGTGCATGACGGCCGTAAACACGTGCCGGTGTACGTCACCGAAGAGATGGTCGGCCATAAGCTTGGTGAATTTGCGCCCACTCGCACTTTCCGCGGTCACGCCGGCGAGAAATCGTCGGGCGGCCGTTAAGCAGCAGGCGAAGGAGGAGCTAACCAATGGCTACGAGAATGAAGGAAAAAGCGGCCGCGCGCCGCGAGAATAAAGATCGCCGTCCCCATGCCGTGGTGCGCTACGTGCGCATGTCGGCGCGCAAGGTCGGCCTGGTCATCGATCAGATCCGCGGCAAGTCCCTTGCCGAGGCCGAGGCGATATTGGAGTACATGCCCAAAGCGGCCGCTCCCGTGGTGAAGAAGCTGATGCTCTCCGCCGCGGCCAACGCCGAGAACAACATGATGATGGATCGTGACACGCTCTACGTGGCGGAAGTGTTCGCCGGCCAGGGGCCCACGCTCAAGCGCTACCGCCCCCGCGCGCGCGGCTCGGCCGCGCCGATCCGCAAGCGCACGTGCCACATCACCATCATCCTTGACGAGAAAAAGTAAGGCAGGAGGGTTATCATGGGCCAGAAAGTCAATCCGCATGGAGCGCGCGTGGGCGTTATCAAAGGCTGGGATACCCGCTGGTATGCCGACAAAAAGCATTTCGCCGATTTTCTGATCGAAGATCATAAAATCCGCACGACGCTCAAAGAGAAACTCAATGCCGCCGGCATCTCGAAGATCGAGATCGAGCGTGCCGCCGGCAAAATCATCATCAATATCTTCACCGCACGCCCCGGCATCGTCATCGGCCGCGGGGGCGCGGGCGTGGAAGCCATCCGCAAAGAGATGGAAGCCATGACGGGCAAACCCATCAGCCTCAACGTCGTTGAGATCAAGAACGCTGATCTGGACGCCCAGCTGGTGGCCGAGAACATCGCCTCCCAGCTGTCGCGCCGCATCTCGTTCCGCCGCGCGATGAAGCAGTGCCTGGGCCGCACCATGAAGGCCGGCGCTAAGGGCATCAAAGTGCTGTGCGCGGGCCGCCTGGGTGGCGCTGAGATCGCCCGCTCGGAAGGCTATCACGAAGGTTCGATCCCCCTGCAGACCCTGCGGGCGGACATCGACTACGGCTTTGCTGAAGCACAGACCACCTATGGTCGCATCGGTGTGAAAGTGTGGATCTACAAGGGCCAGGTTCTTCCCCAGAAGAAAGGCCTGCAGGCCCGCGCCGGATCGCAGAAGGGAGGGCGCTAAACCATGTTGATGCCCAAAAGAGTGAAGCGCCGCCGTGTATTTCGCGGTCGCATGAAAGGGAAAGCCCTGCGCGGCAATTTCCTGGCCTACGGTGACTACGGCATCGAGGCGCTGGAGCCGGCGTGGGTGACCTCCAACCAGATCGAGGCGGCCCGTGTCGCCATGACGCGTTTCATCCGCCGCGGCGGCCAGGTCTGGATCAAGATCTTCCCCGACAAACCGGTAACGGCCAAACCCGCTGAGACCCGCATGGGCTCCGGCAAAGGTTCGCCCGAGTACTGGGTCGCGGTCGTCAAACCCGGCCGCGTGCTGTTTGAAATTGCCGGCGTGCCCGAGGAAACTGCTCGGGAGGCGCTGCGACTGGCATCGCACAAGTTGCCGATGAAAACTCGCTTTATCAAACGTACGAGCGAGAATACGCAAGTGGGTGGTGAAGGCCGTGAAAGCTAATGCACTTCGTGAATTAACGACGCCCGAGCTCAATGATAAGCTCAAGGACCTGAAAAGCGAGCTGTTCAACCTGCGTTTTCAGTTGGCCACCGGCCAGTTGCAAAACCCCATGCTCATCCCGGCGTGCAAAAAAGATATTGCCCGCGTCAATACCATTCTCCGTCTTCGTCAGCTTGACGCCAAGGCGCAGTGACGGGTTTTGAAAGGAGGATATCGTTGTGGCAGAAGTAATCCGTAATAACCGCAAGACCCGCGTGGGCGTGGTCGTCAGCGATAAGATGGATAAGACCATCGTCGTGGCCATCAAAACCAAGGTCATGCATCCGCTCTATGGAAAAACCGTCAACCGTACCACCAAATTCAAAACCCATGATGAGGAGAACAGCGCCAAGGAAGGCGACCGCGTCAAGATCATGGAGACGCGCCCCCTGAGCCGCGATAAGCGCTGGCGCTTGGTGGAGATCATCGAGCGGGCCAAGTAAGCCCAGAGATAGCAAGGAGGATAAACCATGGTTCAACCGCAAACGCGTTTGAAAGTCGCCGACAACACCGGCGCGAAGGAAATCATGTGTATCCGCGTGCTGGGCGGCTCGTTTAGGCGCTCGGCCAACATCGGAGACACCATCGTCGCTTCCGTCAAGACCGCCTCCCCCGGCGGCGTGGTCAAAAAGGGCGACGTTGTCAAGGCCGTTGTCGTTCGTTCCAAGAAGGGTACCCGCCGCGTGGACGGCTCGTACATCCGCTTTGACGACAACGCCGCCGTCATCATCAACGACCAGAAACAACCCCGCGGCACCCGTATCTTCGGGCCCGTGGCCAGAGAGCTGCGCGAGCGCGACTTTATCAAGATCGTCTCGCTGGCTCCTGA
Above is a window of Maliibacterium massiliense DNA encoding:
- the rplB gene encoding 50S ribosomal protein L2, producing MAIKNYKPTSPARRFMSVSTFEEITTSTPEKSLLRALSSKAGRNADGRITVRHRGGGVKRKYRIIDFKRDKDGVPAKVATIEYDPNRSANIALLHYADGEKRYILAPEGLRVGDAILSGEGADIKAGNSLPIASIPLGTMVHNIELLPGKGGQMCRAAGTAAQLMAKEGAYAQVRLPSGEVRLVPMNAKATIGQVGNIDHANISLGKAGRKRHMGFRPSVRGVVMNPNDHPHGGGEGKSPIGMPSPVTPWGKPTMGHRTRKKNKPSSKFIVRRRSK
- the rpsS gene encoding 30S ribosomal protein S19 is translated as MSRSVKKGPFVSERLYKRIEELNEKNEKKVLRTWSRSSTIFPEFVGHTIAVHDGRKHVPVYVTEEMVGHKLGEFAPTRTFRGHAGEKSSGGR
- the rplV gene encoding 50S ribosomal protein L22; protein product: MKEKAAARRENKDRRPHAVVRYVRMSARKVGLVIDQIRGKSLAEAEAILEYMPKAAAPVVKKLMLSAAANAENNMMMDRDTLYVAEVFAGQGPTLKRYRPRARGSAAPIRKRTCHITIILDEKK
- the rpsC gene encoding 30S ribosomal protein S3 → MGQKVNPHGARVGVIKGWDTRWYADKKHFADFLIEDHKIRTTLKEKLNAAGISKIEIERAAGKIIINIFTARPGIVIGRGGAGVEAIRKEMEAMTGKPISLNVVEIKNADLDAQLVAENIASQLSRRISFRRAMKQCLGRTMKAGAKGIKVLCAGRLGGAEIARSEGYHEGSIPLQTLRADIDYGFAEAQTTYGRIGVKVWIYKGQVLPQKKGLQARAGSQKGGR
- the rplP gene encoding 50S ribosomal protein L16, producing MLMPKRVKRRRVFRGRMKGKALRGNFLAYGDYGIEALEPAWVTSNQIEAARVAMTRFIRRGGQVWIKIFPDKPVTAKPAETRMGSGKGSPEYWVAVVKPGRVLFEIAGVPEETAREALRLASHKLPMKTRFIKRTSENTQVGGEGRES
- the rpmC gene encoding 50S ribosomal protein L29; the encoded protein is MKANALRELTTPELNDKLKDLKSELFNLRFQLATGQLQNPMLIPACKKDIARVNTILRLRQLDAKAQ
- the rpsQ gene encoding 30S ribosomal protein S17 yields the protein MAEVIRNNRKTRVGVVVSDKMDKTIVVAIKTKVMHPLYGKTVNRTTKFKTHDEENSAKEGDRVKIMETRPLSRDKRWRLVEIIERAK
- the rplN gene encoding 50S ribosomal protein L14, giving the protein MVQPQTRLKVADNTGAKEIMCIRVLGGSFRRSANIGDTIVASVKTASPGGVVKKGDVVKAVVVRSKKGTRRVDGSYIRFDDNAAVIINDQKQPRGTRIFGPVARELRERDFIKIVSLAPETL